From a single Miscanthus floridulus cultivar M001 chromosome 8, ASM1932011v1, whole genome shotgun sequence genomic region:
- the LOC136471672 gene encoding E3 ubiquitin-protein ligase GW2-like isoform X2: MGNRIGGRRKSGVEERFTRPQGLYEHKDIDQKKLRKLILEAKLAPCYPGADDAAAGGGDLEECPICFLYYPSLNRSKCCSKGICTECFLQMKPTHTARPTQCPFCKTPNYAVEYRGVKTKEERSIEQFEEQKVIEAQLRMRQKELQDEEAKMKRKQSRCSSSRTVTPTTEVEYRDICSTSFSVPSYQCTEQGNECCSSEPSCSSQANMRPFHSRHNRDDNVDMNLEDMMVMEAICRSIQEQGHLVNPVCGSYFPVIEPPSRERQAFLPAAPLEMPHPGGYSCAVAALAEHQPASMDFSYMAGSSTYPVFDMIRRPCNMSSGSLCGVENSSLDTWSGIAPSCSREVVREEGECSTDHWSEGAEAGTSYAGSDIMADAGTMQPLPFAENFTMAPSHFRPESIEEQMMFSMAVSLAEAHHGRTQAQGLAWL; the protein is encoded by the exons ATGGGGAACCGGATAGGCGGGCGGCGCAAGTCCGGGGTGGAGGAGCGGTTCACGCGCCCGCAGGGGCTCTACGAGCACAAGGACATCGACCAGAAGAAGCTGCGCAAGCTGATCCTCGAGGCCAAGCTCGCGCCCTGCTACCCGGGCGCCGACGACGCCGCGGCCGGCGGAGGGGACCTCGAGGAGTGCCCCATCTGCTTCCTG TACTACCCAAGCCTCAACCGTTCAAAGTGTTGCTCAAAGGGGATATGTACAG AGTGTTTTCTTCAAATGAAACCGACTCATACTGCTCGGCCTACACA GTGCCCATTCTGCAAAACGCCCAATTATGCTGTGGAGTATCGTGGTGTGAAAACAAAGGAGGAAAGGAGCATAGAGCAGTTT GAAGAACAGAAAGTCATAGAAGCACAGTTGAGGATGCGCCAAAAAGAACTCCAAGATGAAGAAGCTAAAATGAAAAGAAAACAGAGCAGGTGTTCTTCTAGCAGAACAGTAACCCCAACAACAGAAGTTGAGTATCGAGATATTTGCAGCACATCCTTTTCAG TGCCATCATATCAATGTACTGAGCAAGGAAATGAATGCTGTTCATCTGAACCTTCATGCTCTAGCCAGGCTAACATGCGGCCTTTCCATTCTAGGCACAACCG TGATGATAATGTTGACATGAATCTGGAGGATATGATGGTTATGGAAGCAATTTGCCGTTCCATTCAG GAACAAGGACATCTAGTGAATCCTGTTTGTGGCAGCTACTTTCCTGTAATCGAGCCACCATCACGTGAAAGGCAGGCATTTCTTCCAGCTGCTCCTCTAGAAATGCCTCATCCAGGTGGATATTCTTGTGCAGTTGCGGCTTTGGCTGAGCACCAGCCAGCAAGCATGGATTTCTCTTACATGGCTGGCAGTAGCACATACCCTGTCTTTGACATGATCCGGCGACCATGCAACATGTCCAGTGGAAGCTTGTGCGGGGTCGAGAACAGTTCACTAGACACCTGGAGCGGGATAGCACCAAGTTGCAGCAGAGAAGTGGTAAGAGAGGAGGGAGAGTGCTCAACTGACCACTGGTCGGAGGGTGCGGAGGCGGGAACAAGCTATGCCGGATCGGACATCATGGCGGATGCAGGGACCATGCAACCGCTGCCCTTCGCTGAGAATTTCACCATGGCTCCAAGCCACTTCCGCCCAGAGAGCATCGAGGAGCAGATGATGTTTTCCATGGCCGTGTCACTAGCAGAAGCTCATCATGGTAGGACGCAAGCGCAAGGGCTGGCATGGTTGTAA
- the LOC136471672 gene encoding E3 ubiquitin-protein ligase GW2-like isoform X1 — protein MGNRIGGRRKSGVEERFTRPQGLYEHKDIDQKKLRKLILEAKLAPCYPGADDAAAGGGDLEECPICFLYYPSLNRSKCCSKGICTECFLQMKPTHTARPTQCPFCKTPNYAVEYRGVKTKEERSIEQFEEQKVIEAQLRMRQKELQDEEAKMKRKQSRCSSSRTVTPTTEVEYRDICSTSFSVPSYQCTEQGNECCSSEPSCSSQANMRPFHSRHNRDDNVDMNLEDMMVMEAICRSIQQEQGHLVNPVCGSYFPVIEPPSRERQAFLPAAPLEMPHPGGYSCAVAALAEHQPASMDFSYMAGSSTYPVFDMIRRPCNMSSGSLCGVENSSLDTWSGIAPSCSREVVREEGECSTDHWSEGAEAGTSYAGSDIMADAGTMQPLPFAENFTMAPSHFRPESIEEQMMFSMAVSLAEAHHGRTQAQGLAWL, from the exons ATGGGGAACCGGATAGGCGGGCGGCGCAAGTCCGGGGTGGAGGAGCGGTTCACGCGCCCGCAGGGGCTCTACGAGCACAAGGACATCGACCAGAAGAAGCTGCGCAAGCTGATCCTCGAGGCCAAGCTCGCGCCCTGCTACCCGGGCGCCGACGACGCCGCGGCCGGCGGAGGGGACCTCGAGGAGTGCCCCATCTGCTTCCTG TACTACCCAAGCCTCAACCGTTCAAAGTGTTGCTCAAAGGGGATATGTACAG AGTGTTTTCTTCAAATGAAACCGACTCATACTGCTCGGCCTACACA GTGCCCATTCTGCAAAACGCCCAATTATGCTGTGGAGTATCGTGGTGTGAAAACAAAGGAGGAAAGGAGCATAGAGCAGTTT GAAGAACAGAAAGTCATAGAAGCACAGTTGAGGATGCGCCAAAAAGAACTCCAAGATGAAGAAGCTAAAATGAAAAGAAAACAGAGCAGGTGTTCTTCTAGCAGAACAGTAACCCCAACAACAGAAGTTGAGTATCGAGATATTTGCAGCACATCCTTTTCAG TGCCATCATATCAATGTACTGAGCAAGGAAATGAATGCTGTTCATCTGAACCTTCATGCTCTAGCCAGGCTAACATGCGGCCTTTCCATTCTAGGCACAACCG TGATGATAATGTTGACATGAATCTGGAGGATATGATGGTTATGGAAGCAATTTGCCGTTCCATTCAG CAGGAACAAGGACATCTAGTGAATCCTGTTTGTGGCAGCTACTTTCCTGTAATCGAGCCACCATCACGTGAAAGGCAGGCATTTCTTCCAGCTGCTCCTCTAGAAATGCCTCATCCAGGTGGATATTCTTGTGCAGTTGCGGCTTTGGCTGAGCACCAGCCAGCAAGCATGGATTTCTCTTACATGGCTGGCAGTAGCACATACCCTGTCTTTGACATGATCCGGCGACCATGCAACATGTCCAGTGGAAGCTTGTGCGGGGTCGAGAACAGTTCACTAGACACCTGGAGCGGGATAGCACCAAGTTGCAGCAGAGAAGTGGTAAGAGAGGAGGGAGAGTGCTCAACTGACCACTGGTCGGAGGGTGCGGAGGCGGGAACAAGCTATGCCGGATCGGACATCATGGCGGATGCAGGGACCATGCAACCGCTGCCCTTCGCTGAGAATTTCACCATGGCTCCAAGCCACTTCCGCCCAGAGAGCATCGAGGAGCAGATGATGTTTTCCATGGCCGTGTCACTAGCAGAAGCTCATCATGGTAGGACGCAAGCGCAAGGGCTGGCATGGTTGTAA